Proteins from one Camelina sativa cultivar DH55 chromosome 8, Cs, whole genome shotgun sequence genomic window:
- the LOC104707347 gene encoding uncharacterized protein At5g39865-like: MGCVSSNLLNHDEDFPQLGGGSSAFGHHIVKLTSTTYGLLTLDPPPSSPPPSSAAFSSDMPMTPPEKFKIGTKSKSSLWSEPRVIKSEPEVINSWELMSGLDGESFRFTPLPKTPVKYKVFGGENKENSEPNRRNPRKNLNDDVLKPLDPNRDDSDRRNATKPLKDLKSAERFERICPPGGENRVVIYTTSLRGVRRTFEACNAVRSAVESLGVVVCERDVSMDRGFKEELVSLMAKRVKDDGAATALPPRVFVKGMYIGGAEEVLRLVEEGSFGELIGGIPKKKAGGCESGACDGCGGLFFLPCFRCNGSCKMVKGWGSAAVVVRCNECNENGLVPCPICS; the protein is encoded by the coding sequence ATGGGTTGCGTCTCATCGAACCTCCTTAATCACGACGAAGACTTCCCACAACTCGGCGGTGGAAGCTCCGCCTTTGGCCACCACATCGTCAAACTCACCTCCACCACTTACGGTCTTCTCACTCTCgatcctcctccttcttctcctcctccttcctccgCCGCATTCTCATCCGACATGCCTATGACACCGCCGGAGAAATTCAAGATCGGTACTAAATCTAAGTCGTCATTGTGGTCTGAGCCAAGGGTAATCAAGTCTGAACCGGAGGTTATTAACTCATGGGAGCTAATGTCTGGTCTCGACGGTGAGAGTTTCCGATTCACTCCTCTTCCGAAGACTCCGGTTAAGTATAAAGTCTTCGGCGGAGAGAACAAAGAGAACTCTGAACCTAATcggagaaaccctagaaaaaactTGAACGACGACGTTTTGAAACCGTTAGATCCGAACCGAGATGATTCGGATCGGAGAAACGCTACGAAACCGTTGAAGGATCTGAAATCGGCTgagagatttgagaggatttgtccTCCGGGAGGAGAGAACCGTGTGGTGATTTACACGACGTCGTTGCGCGGTGTTCGTCGGACGTTTGAGGCGTGTAACGCTGTGAGAAGCGCGGTTGAGAGTTTAGGTGTTGTGGTTTGTGAGAGAGATGTGTCTATGGATAGAGGTTTTAAAGAAGAGCTTGTGAGTCTAATGGCCAAGAGAGTTAAGGATGATGGAGCTGCAACTGCATTGCCGCCTCGGGTTTTTGTGAAGGGAATGTACATTGGTGGAGCAGAGGAAGTGTTGAGACTAGTTGAGGAAGGTTCTTTCGGAGAGCTGATCGGTGGGATTCCGAAAAAGAAAGCAGGAGGATGCGAGAGCGGCGCGTGTGATGGATGCGGcggtttgtttttcttgccgTGTTTTAGGTGTAATGGAAGCTGTAAGATGGTGAAAGGATGGGGTAGTGCTGCTGTGGTTGTGAGGTGTAATGAGTGTAACGAGAACGGTCTTGTTCCATGTCCTATTTGCAGCTGA
- the LOC104707346 gene encoding GTP-binding protein BRASSINAZOLE INSENSITIVE PALE GREEN 2, chloroplastic-like, producing MLSKVARELSSTKLKPLFALPLSSFKSSIRSNTTNPSPSYLNPPHFTTTSKSPFLRFYSSSSNVLPLNRDGNYNDTTSITISVCPGCGVHMQNSNPKHPGFFIKPSTEKQRNDLNLSDLVPISQEPEFIDSIKRGFIIEPNNSSSGLNPKDEETEQEPSDVRPLVCARCHSLRHYGRVKDPTVENLLPDFDFDHTVGRRLGSASGARTVVLMVVDASDFDGSFPKRVAKLVSRTIDENNTAWKEGRPGNVPRVVVVVTKIDLLPSSLSPTRFEHWVRQRAREGGLSKITKLHFVSPFKNWGVKDLVEDVAAMAGKRGHVWAVGSQNAGKSTLINAVGKVVGGKVWHLTEAPVPGTTLGIIRIEGVLPFEAKLFDTPGLLNPHQITTRLTREEQKLVHISKELTPRTYRIKEGYTVHIGGLMRLDIDESSVNSLYVTVWASPYVPLHMGKKENAYKTLEDHFGCRLQPPIGEKRVEELGKWVRKEFRVSGSSWDTSSVDIAVSGLGWFAIGLKGEAILGVWTHEGIDVFCRDSLLPQRSHTFEDSGFTVSKIVAKADRNYNQIHKEETQKKRKPNKSSSSDSVSDREHCREVSQPSDTIPTM from the exons ATGCTTTCTAAAGTAGCGAGAGAGCTTTCATCAACAAAGCTTAAACCTTTATTCGCTCTTCCTCTCTCCTCCTTCAAATCCTCCATACGAAGCAACACAACAAACCCATCTCCTTCATATCTCAATCCCCCTCACTTCACCACTACATCAAAATCTCCATTTCTTCGTTTctactcttcttcctctaatgTGCTTCCGCTAAACAGAGATGGGAATTACAATGACACCACATCAATCACCATCTCCGTATGCCCAGGTTGTGGAGTTCATATGCAAAACTCAAACCCAAAACATCCAGGTTTCTTCATTAAACCATCAactgagaaacagaggaacGATCTGAACCTTAGTGATCTTGTAccaatctctcaagaacctgAATTTATAGATTCAATCAAACGAGGGTTTATCATTGAACCAAACAACAGTTCTTCTGGCTTAAACCCTAAAGacgaagaaacagaacaagaaccaTCAGATGTTAGACCATTGGTGTGTGCTAGGTGTCATTCACTTAGGCATTACGGGAGAGTGAAAGATCCAACAGTTGAGAATCTACTtcctgattttgattttgatcatACTGTTGGTAGGAGACTAGGTTCAGCTTCTGGTGCTAGAACTGTTGTGTTGATGGTTGTTGATGCTTCTGATTTCGATGGTTCTTTCCCAAAGAGAGTAGCTAAGCTTGTTTCGAGAACTATTGATGAGAACAATACGGCTTGGAAAGAAGGGAGACCAGGAAATGTACctagagttgttgttgttgtgactAAGATTGATTTGTTACCGAGTTCGTTGTCTCCTACTAGGTTTGAGCACTGGGTTAGACAAAGAGCTCGTGAAGGTGGGTTAAGTAAGATCACTAAGTTGCATTTCGTTAGTCCTTTTAAGAATTGGGGAGTTAAGGATTTGGTTGAAGATGTTGCGGCTATGGCTGGGAAGAGAGGACATGTTTGGGCGGTTGGATCGCAGAACGCAGGGAAAAGTACGCTGATTAATGCGGTTGGGAAGGTGGTTGGTGGGAAAGTTTGGCATTTGACAGAGGCTCCTGTGCCAGGAACTACATTGGGGATAATTAGGATTGAAGGTGTTTTGCCTTTTGAGGCTAAGTTGTTTGATACTCCGGGGTTGTTGAATCCGCATCAGATCACTACGAGGCTTACTAGAGAGGAGCAGAAACTTGTTCATATCAGTAAGGAACTTACACCAAGGACTTACAGGATCAAG gAAGGTTATACAGTGCACATTGGTGGATTAATGAGACTTGACATTGATGAATCATCTGTTAATTCGTTGTATGTAACAGTTTGGGCGTCTCCTTATGTTCCACTTCACATGGGGAAGAAAGAGAACGCTTACAAAACACTTGAGGACCATTTCGGTTGTCGATTGCAG CCACCAATTGGAGAGAAGCGTGTTGAAGAGTTAGGAAAATGGGTTAGAAAGGAATTCAGAGTGAGTGGAAGCAGTTGGGACACAAGTTCAGTAGATATTGCTGTTTCAGGTCTCGGTTGGTTTGCGATAGGACTCAAAGGAGAAGCGATTTTAGGTGTATGGACTCACGAGGGGATTGATGTCTTCTGCCGTGACTCACTGCTCCCGCAAAGATCACACACTTTTGAAGACTCTGGTTTCACTGTCTCCAAGATCGTTGCCAAAGCTGATAGAAATTATAACCAAATCCACAAAGAGGAAACGCAGAAGAAACGAAAACCCaacaagtcttcttcttcagattctgtTTCCGACAGAGAACATTGCCGCGAGGTGTCACAGCCTTCAGATACAATACCAACAATGTAA
- the LOC104707345 gene encoding polyadenylate-binding protein-interacting protein 12-like — protein MAVIGADTTVVEVGGLISSPSPPSSVTSQESGASSNNSDHGGNGEIGVDVARSDGGESFKRDMRELHELLSKLNPMAEEFVPPSLTKPVVNGFNGGFFAVNNGFGIAGHFPVNEDGGFRRKKSFGQQGKRRMNPRTSLAQREEIIRRTVYVSDIDQQVTEEQLAGLFIGFGQVVDCRICGDPNSVLRFAFIEFTDEVGARAALSLSGTMLGFYPVKVMPSKTAIAPVNPTFLPRSEDEREMCARTIYCTNIDKKLTHADIKLFFESVCGEVYRLRLLGDYHHPTRIGFVEFVMAESAIAALNCSGLLLGSLPIRVSPSKTPVRSRAVPRHPMH, from the exons ATGGCGGTCATCGGAGCTGATACTACGGTGGTGGAAGTTGGTGGTTTGATCTCTTCGCCGTCGCCGCCGTCTTCAGTCACCAGTCAAGAATCAGGAGCCTCTTCTAACAACAGCGATCATGGCGGAAATGGAGAGATCGGAGTCGACGTGGCGAGATCCGACGGTGGTGAGAGTTTTAAGCGTGATATGAGAGAGCTTCATGAGCTCTTATCTAAGCTTAACCCCATGGCTGAAGAGTTTGTTCCTCCTTCTCTTACTAAGCCAGTCGTTAATGGGTTTAACGGTGGTTTCTTCGCTGTTAACAATGGTTTTGGTATTGCCGGACATTTCCCTGTTAACGAAGACGGTGGCTTTCGTCGG AAGAAGTCGTTCGGACAACAAGGGAAAAGGAGAATGAATCCTAGGACAAGTTTGGCTCAACGTGAAGAGATCATTCGAAGAACTGTCTATGTGTCTGATATTGACCAACAG GTCACTGAGGAGCAGCTTGCTGGTTTGTTTATCGGCTTTGGACAG gtAGTTGATTGTCGTATATGTGGTGACCCTAACTCAGTACTTCGGTTTGCTTTCATTGAGTTCACTGATGAAG TGGGTGCAAGAGCTGCGCTGAGTTTGTCTGGTACGATGTTGGGGTTCTATCCTGTGAAGGTTATGCCTTCTAAAACCGCTATAGCACCGGTTAACCCGACGTTCTTGCCGAgg agTGAAGATGAGCGTGAGATGTGTGCGAGAACTATCTACTGCACTAACATCGACAAgaag CTCACTCACGCGGACATCAAACTGTTTTTTGAGTCTGTGTGTGGAGAAGTGTACCGTCTGAGGCTGCTGGGTGATTATCATCATCCAACTCGCATCGGTTTCGTTGAGTTTGTCATG GCTGAAAGTGCAATAGCTGCCCTCAACTGCAGTGGTCTCCTTCTTGGTTCTTTACCGATAAG GGTGAGTCCGTCAAAGACACCTGTTCGTTCCCGTGCTGTCCCGCGACATCCTATGCATTAA